In a genomic window of Chrysemys picta bellii isolate R12L10 chromosome 1, ASM1138683v2, whole genome shotgun sequence:
- the LOC135972595 gene encoding olfactory receptor 52R1-like, whose translation MQETPFCLRTGHLLPYSMSDSNTTDFTNPSTFILQGIPGLEMAHVWISIPFCTMYAIAVLGNFTILFIVKREPSLHEPMYYFLCMLAVSDLVVSTSIVPKMLSIFWFNSREIDFSACLTQLYFIHCFSAMESGIFVAMALDRYVAICDPLRHSTILTNPVVAKIGLAIMLRGIILILPFPFLARRWPYCKTNIIPHSYCEHIAVVKLACADVSISSYYSLSVAFLVMGLDVFFIAMSYIQILRAIFSLPTKDAQLKTFGTCGSHLFIILVSYFPALFSFLTHRFGHNVPLHFHILIANVYVLMPPMLHPIIYGVRTKQIWDRLLQLLTHKGT comes from the coding sequence atgcaggagacaccgttCTGCCTCAGAACTGGACACCTTCTCCCttactccatgtcagattccaacacaaccgacttcaccaacccctccaccttcatcctgcagggcattcctggcctggagatggcccatgtctggatctccatccccttctgcactaTGTACGCCATAGccgtcttggggaacttcaccatcctgttcattgtgaagagggagccgagcctccatgaacccatgtactatttcctctgcatgctggccgtcaGTGACCTGGTTGTATCTACGTCCATTgtgcccaaaatgctgagcatcttctggttcaattccagggagatcgatttcagtgcctgcctcacccagctgtacttcattcactgcttctcagcgatggagtctgggatcttcGTGGCCATGGCTTTGGATCGCTACGTGGCTATCtgtgatcccctgagacattccaccatcctgacaaaccctGTGGTGGCCAAGATTGGCCTGGCCATAATGCTGCGCGGCATCATACTCATACTGCCCTTTCCCTTCCTGGCAAGGCGGTGGCCATATTGTaaaaccaacatcatcccccactcGTACTGTGAGCACATAGcagtggtgaagctggcctgtgctGATGTCAGCATCAGTAGTTACTACAGCCTCTCTGTGGCATTCTTGGTGATGGGtctggatgtgttttttatcgccatgtcctatatccagatcctcagggccatcttcagtctccccacaaaggatgcgcagctcaagacttttgggacctgtgGCTCCCACCTCTTTATCATTTTAGTCTCTTACTTCCcagctctcttctccttcctcacgCACCGGTTTGGCCACAATGTACCCTTGCATTTCCACATTCTCATTGCCAACGTGTATGTGCTCATGCCCCCCATGCtacaccccatcatctatggggtgaggaccaaacagatctgGGACAGGCTGCTCCAACTACTTACTCATAAAGGGACGTAa